CCGACAAGATCGACGTGTTCGTGGAACTGATCGGCGGAGAAAACGGCGCGGCGCTGGACGGCATTCGCGCCGCATTGGAAAGCGGTCGGCATGTCGTGACGGCCAACAAGGCCTTGCTGGCCCGGCATGGCGTAGAAATGGCGCTGGCGGCGGAGGAAAGGGGACTGATCCTCAACTACGAAGCCGCCGTTGCCGGCGGTGTTCCGGTCATCAAGACGATGCGCGAGTCGCTGGCCGCCAACGATGTAGGCCGTGTCTACGGTATTCTGAACGGGACGGCCAACTACATCCTGACGCGGATGGAACAGGACGAAATCTCTTTCGAGGAATGCCTCGCCGATGCGCAGCGGCTCGGTTATGCGGAGGCGGATCCCACCTTCGACATCGAGGGCTTTGATACGGCGCACAAGCTTTCGATCCTGACGAGCCTGGCCTTCGGTACACAAGTCGCGATCGACGAGATTTATGTCGAGGGAATCAGCAACATCTCACTTTCCGACATTCACGCTGCGCGTGAACTCGGCTACCGCATTAAGCTTCTGGGCGTCGCCCAGCGGACGGCCACGGGGATCGAGCAGCGCGTTCATCCGACCATGGTTCCGCTCGGGTCGGTGATCGCGCAGGTCGACAGCGTCACGAACGCGGTCGCGATCGAGGCGGATACCGTCGGTTCGCTCCTGTTGTCGGGCCCCGGTGCCGGCGGCGATGCGACGGCATCGGCGGTTATTGGCGATATCGCCGATATCGCCAAGTCGCGCCCCGGTCACCAGGAGGCGCCGGTGTTCGGCCGTCCGGCGGAGGAGCTGGAGCCCTATCAGCGCGCGGAAATATCGACGCATGCCGGCGGCTACTTCATTCGGATGACGGTTCACGATCGCATCGGAGTATTTGCCTCACTCGCCGGCCACATGGCCGAAAACGGCATCTCGCTCGCATCGATCGTCCAGCACGGTTCGCCGAATGGCGAGGAGAATGCCATGAAAAATGTGGTACTTGTCACCCACGAGACCACCGAATCGCATATCCGCGCCGCCCTGGATGCCGTGCTGGCCGACGGGCACCTTGTCTCGAAGCCGCAGGTCATTCGCATCGAGCCAGCAGGCTGAAGCAGCTTCCTGCATCAAAATCGATTAGATCGGGATTTACTTCCAAAAGGCGGCTGTCGCGCTGTTGCGCGGGCGTGCGGAGTGCGTCTAAACGGATGCGAAAATCACGAGGGCGAGGATAACCGCATGAACGACAAGCCGAATACCGGTTCCAGACGAGCCGGGCTGACACGCGAACTCTCGCTGGAACTTGCGCGCGTGACCGAGCGGGCCGCGGTGTCGGCCGCCCGTCTGCGCGGGCGCGGCGACGAGAAGGCCGCGGACCAGGCCGCCGTTGATGCAATGCGTTCCGAGCTGAACCGCCTCGCAATTCGCGGCACCGTGGTGATCGGCGAAGGCGAGCG
This portion of the Oricola thermophila genome encodes:
- a CDS encoding homoserine dehydrogenase codes for the protein MSEPLRVGIAGLGTVGAAVARILTNKSNSLLHRCGRPIAITGVSARDRDRDRGVDLSGAEWFDSPVALAKSDKIDVFVELIGGENGAALDGIRAALESGRHVVTANKALLARHGVEMALAAEERGLILNYEAAVAGGVPVIKTMRESLAANDVGRVYGILNGTANYILTRMEQDEISFEECLADAQRLGYAEADPTFDIEGFDTAHKLSILTSLAFGTQVAIDEIYVEGISNISLSDIHAARELGYRIKLLGVAQRTATGIEQRVHPTMVPLGSVIAQVDSVTNAVAIEADTVGSLLLSGPGAGGDATASAVIGDIADIAKSRPGHQEAPVFGRPAEELEPYQRAEISTHAGGYFIRMTVHDRIGVFASLAGHMAENGISLASIVQHGSPNGEENAMKNVVLVTHETTESHIRAALDAVLADGHLVSKPQVIRIEPAG